Genomic window (Mesorhizobium sp. M4B.F.Ca.ET.058.02.1.1):
GCGCTTCGTCCAAGGTCATGGCGATGGTGACGCCCTTGCCCGCGGCGAGCCCGTCGGCCTTGATGACGATCGGCGCGCCCACCTTCTCGACATAGGCCCTCGCCGAGTCGAGGTCGGCGAAGCGGCCATAGGTGGCGGTCGGGATGTCGTATCTAGCGCAAAGGTCCTTGGTGAAGCCTTTCGAGCCTTCGAGCCGCGCCGCCCGCTTCGACGGACCGAAGACGCGGATGCCCTCGCCGCGCAAGTCATCGGCAATGCCGGCGACCAGCGGCCCCTCCGGCCCGACGACGACGAGATCGATCTTGTTGTCCTTGCAAAAGCCAGCTACCGCGGCGTGGTCGGCAATGTCGAGCTTGACCAGCTCGGCGTCACGGCCAATCCCCGGATTGCCGGGCGCGGCATAGAGTTTGGTCAACAGCGGCGAGGCCGCGATCTTCCAGGCCAGGGCATGTTCGCGGCCGCCGGAGCCGATCACCAAAACGCGCATGCCGATATCCCCAGTCATCCACGACAGGACCTCCCGCTATTGCCCCGGGGCCGGCGGGTCAAGGCTTTTGGCTCGCTCGATGCCGGTTGCGCACGGGAACGTCGCGCCAGGGGCGCCACGTTCCACGCCGATGGGCGGGTCACGTCGGCGCGGTCAGCGCTGGAAAACGACCGGAAACCAGTCTTCACGCAATTTCGGGCCGGGCTGCATGCCGTGCCCCGGATAGGGCGGCGAGGTGCGACCCGGACGCTTGACATAATGCGCGCGGCCGCTTGACGGCGCTCACCGCTGCTGCCACTCCAGCACGATGGAAACCATCCAGTCGAAAGCGGCGCAGGGCCGCGTCGCAGACGCGCCGAGCGGTCACTGGGTCTACCGCGCGCTGCCGCGCGGGCTCTGGCCCTATGCGCAGCTCGCGCGCTGGGATCGCCCGATCGGCTGGCAATTGCTCTTGTGGCCGTGTTGGTGGTCGGCCGCTCTTGCGGCAAGCGCCTATCCGCGTCCGACGGATCCGCTGCTGACCCTGCTGCCGGCGCCCTGGTATCTCTTGCTGTTCCTGGTCGGCGCGATTGCCATGCGCGGCGCCGGCTGCACCTATAACGACCTGGCCGACGAGGACATCGACAGCCAGGTCGAGCGCACGCGCTCGCGGCCGCTGCCGGCAGGCAAGGTAACGCGCCGGCAGGCCTGGATGTTCCTGGTCATCCAGGCGCTGGCGGGCCTGGCGGTGCTGTTGCAGTTCAACAGCTTCGCCATTCCGCTCGGCGTCGCCTCGCTCGTCATCGTCGCGGTCTACCCGTTCATGAAGCGTATCACCGACTGGCCGCAATTCGTGCTCGGGCTAGCCTTCTCCTGGGGCGCGCTGATGGGATGGGCGGTCGAGTTCGGCGATCTCGATGGCCCGGCCATCATGCTCTATATCGGGTCAATCCTGTGGGTGATCGGCTACGACACGATCTACGCACATCAGGACAAGGAAGACGACGCCATCGTCGGCGTGCGCTCGACGGCGCGCCTGTTCGGCGACAACACCAGGACCTGGCTGGTCGGCCTCTATGGCGGCGCGCTCGCCTGCTTCGCCATCGCCTTCGCCTCGGCGCAGGCGCCGATGCCGGCGCTGGCCGGGCTGATCGCCGCCGGCGCGCATATGGCGCGACAGATCGCGAAGCTGAACATCGACGATGCGGACCAGTGCCTCAGGCTGTTCAAGTCGAACAACCAGGTCGGCTGGCTGATCTTCCTCGGCCTGATCGGCGGCGCGCTATGGGTGGCGCTGAAGCCGCTGCTGTAGTTCTCCCTTCTCCCCGTTCAACGGGGAGAAGGTGGCGGCAGCCGGATGAGGGGCAGCGAGCCTTGCAGGCAAGGAGAAAATGTACAGCGGTTATACGGCCTCTGATCGGCTTTCGATGTGGCCAAACCCTGAGGTCGGCGCCGCCCCTCATCGCCCTGCCGGGCAGTGACGGGGAGAAGAAGGCTGTCATCGGCGGTTTCGCCAATCGCCAGCGGACTATTCCCGCGCGATGATCTCCTCGCCGTCGACGACGAGTCTGAGGCCAAGATTGCCCGCCCTACGGCGGGCGAGGAAGCGCGGGCGGCGCGTGGTCGAGATACGACCCTTGCGGCGCTCCTGGGGCGGCAGCGCCTTGATGGCGGCGCCGAGCGATTCCTCCAGCGTGCGAGCAACGCCGTCGGCCTCGATCAGAAGCATCGGCAGGCGATAGGCATCGGCCCAGGCGCGCCAGTCGGCGGCGACGTCGTCGAGGTCGTCGGCGACGAGCAGTGGCACCGACAGCATCGGATCATTGTGCAGCAGCTCGAGCGTCACGGTGACGTTGCCGTCGGGGTCTTCCATGGCGCGGGCGGCAACGCCGCGAAACGCCTTGGCAGGCAGTGCGATGATCGCCGGCACGCCGCTCATCTCCAGCATGCGGCGAATGACGGCACCACGCTGGTCGATGGTGAAGGTAACGTCGCCATAGTCGTCGCGTGTCGCATAGCTCACCATCTGCGGCAGGCGGAATGGGTCGAGACGCATGTTGCGCCCTGCCCAGACTGGCTTCAGTCCAGTGTTCATCGAGTGCCTTCCTGTGTCTCCTGAGGGCCGTTTACCGGTTCTCTCCGGGCCAGTTTTTTCCGGCCTCGCTTATGCGGAAACATTAGCGCTGGCTCCTTACCGCCGCGCTTAAGAAAGTCGGTTAAATTTTGCTGATCTCGGGGATGGTTATCGGAATGCAACCACCCACAACATGTTGGAAGGATCAGATAACCTTACCGGGATTCATGATGCCGGCGGGGTCGAAGGCCGCCTTCACCCGGCGCATCAGTTCGATCGCCATCGGCGGCGCCGTGGCGATCAGTTCGTCGCGCTTCAGCTGGCCGATGCCGTGCTCAGCCGAGATCGAGCCATGGAAGGAGCGCACGACCTCGTGCACGGCCTGGTTCATGGGATGGTAGAGGTCGAGAAACGCCGCGTCCTGCCAATCCACGGGGCGGGAGATGTTGTAGTGGAGGTTGCCGTCGCCCATATGGCCGAAGCAGACCACGCGGGCGCCGGGACAAACGCTCTCCACCACGCCGGCAGCCTTGTCGATGAAGTCGGGGATCGCGGCGATCGGCACCGAGATATCGTGCTTGATCGAGGCGCCCTCCGGCTTCTGGCACTCTGGCAGCACCTCGCGGAAATTCCAGAAGGCGTCGCCCTGGCCAAGGCTCGCCGCGATCGCCGCGTCGCCGACAAAGCCCTGTTCGAGCCCGGCCGACAGTATTTCCTCGATCAGCGCCCTGCCGTCCTCCTCGGAGCGGCCGGAGGAGACCTGCAT
Coding sequences:
- the ubiA gene encoding 4-hydroxybenzoate octaprenyltransferase; the encoded protein is METIQSKAAQGRVADAPSGHWVYRALPRGLWPYAQLARWDRPIGWQLLLWPCWWSAALAASAYPRPTDPLLTLLPAPWYLLLFLVGAIAMRGAGCTYNDLADEDIDSQVERTRSRPLPAGKVTRRQAWMFLVIQALAGLAVLLQFNSFAIPLGVASLVIVAVYPFMKRITDWPQFVLGLAFSWGALMGWAVEFGDLDGPAIMLYIGSILWVIGYDTIYAHQDKEDDAIVGVRSTARLFGDNTRTWLVGLYGGALACFAIAFASAQAPMPALAGLIAAGAHMARQIAKLNIDDADQCLRLFKSNNQVGWLIFLGLIGGALWVALKPLL
- a CDS encoding DUF6101 family protein → MNTGLKPVWAGRNMRLDPFRLPQMVSYATRDDYGDVTFTIDQRGAVIRRMLEMSGVPAIIALPAKAFRGVAARAMEDPDGNVTVTLELLHNDPMLSVPLLVADDLDDVAADWRAWADAYRLPMLLIEADGVARTLEESLGAAIKALPPQERRKGRISTTRRPRFLARRRAGNLGLRLVVDGEEIIARE